DNA sequence from the Malus domestica chromosome 06, GDT2T_hap1 genome:
AAATCAATTTACCGAGCATTACATACCTGTACATTGTATTCTAAACGTAAAGATTTGTTCATAAACGATGGAAGAGCCGTGTCGCTCTTGGAAGACTACCGTTGCCAACTGAACTACATGGGTGCAGGTGCAACATGCTCATTCGGGTGGTGCTGTGCGGCAATCACATCGGGGGCAGCAACAGCATGCCTGCGTTGTCGCTCACGTAGATATAGGACAGTAAGAAGACAAACAAAAAGAGTCAATATTGTCGCGTTTCCTTCTTCAAGTAGCACGGTATCAATCCATTCTTCAACTTTGGGATAGACTTCAGGCAATGAATCGATTATATGTACCTACATACGGACCCAAAACGAGAAATAACACAAATGAATGAAGATTCTGAAAATGAAAAAACCCGGAGACAAAGCTTTATAATCCAAACATTTTGAAATAACTCCAATTTGGTGTTGGATAGCAGAGATTGACTATTTCAGTGTTTAGACTTAATTCATATGAAATAACATAACGATTTCaaacattttaaagaattttttttgtagGAGTACGATTTATGAATCTGAAAAGTTTTCCccgtttttagaaaaaattagaACTGGCAGATAGCAGTATAAATGGCACTAAAAAGAACCTAGGTCCAAGCCATAACAAAAATGTCTGCACCTTCAGAATCTTAAAATTATTCGACCGAAAATTGCAAGATAGCACTGATTAGTGATTGACCACAACTATTACATGAGAAGGCAGTAaggaaagtaaaacaaaaagaacTTACCAGGAAACCGTCGGCATAATTTTTTCGTATCCATAAGCTTGCGAGGGCTAGCGTGACGGGCAACTTTGCTGCGGAATCAATCTCTAGGGCTTGATCATAGTAACGCTTTGCAAGATGAAGATCCAAAGGCAACCCTTGTCCATGCTCATGCATGTAACCAAGGTTAAACATGGCTTGGGCATTAGCCTGGGACCTGGCATGCTTGTAAGCCTCTGCCGCTCGTTCATAATCCCTCTCAGTACCCTgataaagaaagaaggaaaaaaaatagtcaAGGTGAGATCAAGCTGCATTACTCAAAAGATACATCCCGAAGCTAGAGCAGTAACAAACATGTTTCAGCATGAGATACCTACCTGACCATAGTAATACGCATCCCCAATCAGCAAAGCAGCGTGTTCATTACCCTGCTCGGATGCTTGCCACCATAATGAATGTGCCCGCTGATGCCTTTCTGCATCAGTGCACAAACCGGATTCTCCTATGCACACGCTTTGCTCCCCATATTTGTCAAGAATCCATGCAGCGTTACTCTGTGCTACCTCATAGCCTAACTCGGCCATCCTTGAATACAAGAAAAATGCCTTGCCCACGTCCCCTTTCAAGTACGATTCAAGTGCCCATCGGGACAAGGAACTCCATGGTCCCCTTTCTGCAACTAATTTGTATAATGCAGTGGCCTAAAACAAATTGAACCTTAATCAGGAATCGGAACTAATTAGTGCATATGTGCACTGGTGCATCTTAAGATCATTTACTTAGAATTAAATAGCAACTTAACTTTTttcatttcaacaaatacaaaccAATTAATCGTCACAAAATCTAGATTATCTTGCATATTCTGTTATCTTAATGCCAAACAGAAAAGTGAGACGGTATGCAAACTAAACAAACAGAAAAGACAGCGAGTTTACCCGTGGAAGATTTTTCTTAAGCCCAACTCCAGTATGAAACATCTTCCCTAGCTGGTAGAATGCCTTAGGTTGACCAGCATTAGCAGCATATATAAAGTATTGACATGCAAGTTTAACATCTCTCTTTACCCCAATTCCTTTGAGATACATTACTCCTAGGTTATAGTGACCGCCACTGTCTTGATTATCAGCAGCCTTTTCAAAATACTCCTTTGCCTGCAACGAAAAGGAGTCGTTTTAACATAAGAATCCACCTATCAACGTATCAGAACGAACCCAACATTGGAAAAATGGTCTCGAAAGTTATTACAACCAACAATGTGGGATTTCATTCGCAGGGATCACTATCGAAAATGTGTGCAAAATATAGAAACACATAAAGCTTTAAGATACACACAGAGATAGAACCAAGGAGCATTCTTACTTTAGTGTAGTTCTTCTTCTCCACTCCATATCCTTTAACATACAAATACCCCATTCCGTTGTAGGCCGAAAAATGATCCTGTTTGGCTGCGAGTGTAAGCCACTCCAGAGCCTTGGTGTAATTCCTCTCAACACCGGCTCCTCTAGCATAAATCTCTCCGAGGAGCTCCATAGCCCGAGGCTCTCCCTTCTCCAAAGCCTTCAGAAACCACGACAATGCCTTGGCATGGTCGCGGCGCAACCCTCTCAGCCCGAAATAGTAAAACAGGCCGACCTTATACATTGCCGCGGAGTTTCCCTTCTGAGCTTGGTACTCCAAAATCTGAAAGTCCTCGTCTTCTTCGCCGCGGCTCTTCCTCAACGCATCCTTGTTCTCCTCCGCTCCGCTGTGGATCCTCACCGCCTCGATCACCGGCGAGTCCCTCGAAATCAGGAAGCTATTCACAGCTGCATCGGCCAATTCCGAGTACAATTTCACCGCTTTATCAAACATctgcaaaaccaaacaaaaatccgaacagaaaacaacaaaattaatcATCCAATTTCATCCTCTTAACTCCGCAACCAAACAGAGATCGATCGATCAAATTCGAAAGAGATTCCGTACATCTTGCCTGAAGTAAGTATACGCGAGGGCCATCTTCGACTGCATGTTGCCGCCCTCGGCGGCGAAGTAATGGTACGTGAAAGCCTTGGCCTTGTTCTGCTTTCTCATCTGCCCCGTACCGTACAGAAACCCCACCACGGACCGCGCGTGGGGGACGCCGCGAGAAGCCGAGTCCTCGATCTCCGAAACGGCCTCGTCCACGAGGGCAGTGTCTCCGGAGCTGATGGACTTGATTAATTTGGAGACGGTGGAGTAGTATCCGTCGTCGGGGTGGGTGGCCGGGTCGGGCTTGAAGGGGTCGGGTTCGAAGATTGGGCGCCAGGAGCCCGGGTCGAGCTCCTCCTCGGACTGCGCGGCGGCGGATTCGCCGAACTCGTCCCAGTCGGGGGAGTCATTTGGAGCTGAGTCGGCGGCGGGCGGCGAGTCATCGGGCGAGGCGGGGGTGTTTAGGAGGTCGTCTTTTGTCAGGACGAGGATGAAGGGACGggcggagagagagagggggtagagagagaaaatCAGGAGAGAGAAGAGGAGCCTTCGAGCTGCAAAAGTCATTGCTGTTGCCAAATGCTAACAGACACCTGGAgacgatgaagaagaagaagacgattAGGAATTTTTGCCGAGAGCGGAAGGGTATTATTGGGATAAAACGAAAGTTAGTTTTGTATACTTGCCACGTAGCATTTTGTCACTTGGCGAATCATATTCTGCCACGTACCATATTGCCGACTTTGGCCAATCATATTCTGCCACCTAATCCGACATACAATTGTGTCACGTGCATTGGATGTAGACGAGTATTAGCGGGTCTGTAATCTCGCCCCGCCATAGCAGGTAGCAGCTGACTTGCAGAGAGCTCCGCCCGCCACCAGCTCTACGGCGTCGTTTACAATGTCGATAGAGCTCAAGCTTTCTCGGATCAATCGTGTCTATCGCCCTACTGtaacttctctctcttctgtaactgctctctctctctactgtacctgctttctctctcctcagcaactcctctctctctcatctgtaATTTCAGGAACTTATTGAGGGTAAAATCGTAGTAAAGTCGTCTTCTTCAATCTCCCACTACGGAATTCGCCTCGCCGTCAACGGATCCGTCAACATGCAGGTTCCAATTTTTGCCTCCGCTTAGTTTCCGATCAAATtaatggaaaattaaaaagttaaaaaaaaaacattttttataGGTTCGTGGAGGATCTGCAGGAGTTATCGAGTCTTTGGTTGGTGTTGCCAAGCCTATTTCCATTGTGTGAGTCAAGATTTGATTTTGTTCTTTTCGAAATTTTTCGGAATTTTTTTGCCCACTGAATCATTGTAATTGGCGTATAATGTATGGAGACTTGAAGCTAACGGAAGACTTGGTGCAAAACCGAGGCTggtggcgttctaggattcatacagccgactCCACTTAGTTGGATGAGGCGATTGTTGctttaaaattacaaaaattggtTTATTTTCTGAGCTAGGCATGTTTTAATTGTACAGTTTGAGGTACATTGTtgaaattttgatgaaaataatCCTATGTTGTTTCAAATTATGTAGAGATTTCCGTAGATTGAACTCgaattttgattcttttggAAGCATTTGTCTGCTTTGGCTCGGATGAAGCTTTCTGTGTTCTGCAACTGATTTGGTTTTCTTTCTCTTCGAAGCAGGAATAAAATTATTGAGGTTAGACCTTCTGGGAAGATTGCTTCTGGCACATCAGAGGTATCTGTGAAAGCAATTCAATTTAACTGTGCTTTTGAATTCCGAACAATGTCTCAACTTTGAAACTCTGTCATATTTCAAATAAGAATGGTACCGCGAGTGAAAAGTTATCGTCCTCAAAACTCAAAGATTCTAACCGTGTACAAGTCTTTTGTGATTGCCAAATGTTGCAAGATTTGCAGATGCACCTGTAGAGGACTAGATTTCGTGATTTGAAACTGTCCGTGTGCTGGATAAGCGTTTTATGATCCCTTATTCGTGAacagttttatttttaagtgcTTAATGCTTACTTATGTGTCTTTTATCTGTCTCCTTTCTCTTTTTTGGTAGTACTTTCGGTCTTGACTCAGTTGCCCCCTTTCTTTCTGTTTTAGTACAAGTAAATTTGTCTGCCATCAATCCTTTCACATTTCGAGTTACTGTAAAAATCCTGATGTGCATTCAAAGATACTTTAATCTTCGTAAAGcttgtatattttcttttttattagttgTATGCAAATTCTTGTTTTGTCATTTGCAAATTACATTCATATTTGTGGCAGATTCCATTTTCCATTAATATCAAGCAGCCGGGAGAAAAGAACCTGGAAAAGTTCTACGAGACCTTCCATGGAGGAAATATTAACATTCAGGTGCTGTTTTCTATGGTCTTTTCTTTTCGCTCCATATTTGTCCGAAACCTGATGATTTAGCAATTGTTCCACAGTATTTACTAACAGTAGATATTTCGAGAGGCTACCTGCACAAATCATTATCAACAACAATGGAGTTTATAGTTGAAAGTGATAAAGGTAGGTTTTGAGCATTTACTATTTGTTTTttgattttatttgtaatttcatatCGACACTTAGATTAAAGTTACTGCTTTggtgatattttgttttttagccGATCTTCTTGAGCAACCAGTTTCTCCAGAGATGGTTCTCTTTTACCTTACTCAGGATACTCAAAGACATCCGCTGCTTCCTGAACTAAAGTCAGGTTTGCTTCTTACCTTGCATTATATGATATCCCATTGCTTTCTAGTTAGCGTTCTTAAAACATTGAAGTATTGTTTTCACTTTTAATGGTAATTCAATTTCTTTTGTACGCATATGACAAGAATTTACCACATAAAAACTAGCTGCGTAGCATTTTCTAATTTATGGAGCTTGTTACCATACTTATGAGAGGCATTGCTGAACAGGTGGATTCCGGGTTATTGGGAAAATGTCTACCCAATGTTCGCTATCAGATCCCATTGTTGGTGAACTAACAGTCGAAGCATCTGCAGTTCCGATTTCTTCCATTGACTTGCACTTGCTTCGTGTAGAGTCAATCCTTCTCGGAGAGAGAATTGTAACTGAACAATCTTTGGTTCAGACTACACAGGCATGCATTCACATCTTGTTAGCGTATGTAACTCAATTTACTTCttgttaacaatttttttttggggcttcctcttcctcttatcaGATAGCAGATGGAGATGTCTGTCGTAATATGACTATGCCCATTTATGTTATACTTCCTCGTCTTTTGACTTGTCCTACCGTCTTAGCAGGGTGAGTTCCAAACTAGATGATTCGCTCCTCAATTTTTCTCTATCATAATTGTCAGAGGTTATCAAACTCAAAACCTTCGTTCGCTCTTTGTGCAGTCCATTTTCAATAGAATTTAAAGTTGCCGTGGTTGTAACCTTTCAGTCGAACATAGCGAAAATGCCATCAAAATCCGATCCTACAACTCCCAGGCTATGGGTAAGCAATCAAGCATCACTTCAGCTTTTTATAAAATCTGGTATATATTGTTCCATCTAATTTTTTCTGTTGATTCGTTTCTTTTCATTCTTAATTTCAGCTTGCAATGGAAACGTTACCGCTTGAACTTGTTCGAACACGGTGAGATGGACGTGGAAAAAGGCTAGTAGGTTCTACGAGCAATCAAACACATTTACAGCCAGAACTGAGCTGCTTGTAGCCGGCCTCATGCTTCGGCCCTTGAGCTCGGTCGCCTTTCATCGGCCGCCTCATGTTCAGCCTATCTAGTTATAGGACGTCCTAGGTGTTCTCGGTTATAAGTGAGATGTTCAAGAATGATTACATGTTCTATGAATCTAAGCTTGGGCTGTAAGCTATTGATTTATAATAACATAGCAACATTTAAGAATGAAATGTATACATAAATGTTTAAACGACGTTTTCCATAGCCGGAAAAAATGCAGATTCCGGTGCATTTCATCGCCAAGAAAAGAAAGTCATTCACAAAATGGATAGGGGGAACACCCTCTTAAACTCTTAACACAAACAGAAGCATCTCGCCGTTTATTATTACTCATCATCGACGAGTACTACACTTCACTCAACTGAAAACTCAAACAACATGGTGTGGCTGTACCTCTCACCGGGTTGAACAACAATGGACGGGAAGTTTGGTGTGTTAATTGCATTTGGGAACCCCTGCGTCTCCAAACAGAGCCCGGAATGCTTTCCATAGACAGCGCCTCCTTTGCCGACAACCCCATTGACATAATTCGCGGTGTAAAACTGCATCCCAGGGGCATTGCTCCATAGGTTAAGGACCCTCGAGCTGGATGGGTCCCTTACTCTTGCAGCATGTTTCAGGCCTTCTTTCTCTTCCCCACAGTCGAGCACGTAGTTGTGGTCATACCCTAAACCGACCTCATGGATGGACTCACCGACCCTCTTCTCGGCAGTGAAATCAAAGGGGGTCCCTTTAACCGGCTTGATTTCACCTGTTGGGATGGTGTTTTCATCCACAGGGGTAATATGGTTTGCCCAAATTTGAATTGCATGGTCAAGTATGTTGCCCGAGTTATGGCCAGCT
Encoded proteins:
- the LOC103438102 gene encoding ERAD-associated E3 ubiquitin-protein ligase component HRD3A-like, encoding MTFAARRLLFSLLIFSLYPLSLSARPFILVLTKDDLLNTPASPDDSPPAADSAPNDSPDWDEFGESAAAQSEEELDPGSWRPIFEPDPFKPDPATHPDDGYYSTVSKLIKSISSGDTALVDEAVSEIEDSASRGVPHARSVVGFLYGTGQMRKQNKAKAFTYHYFAAEGGNMQSKMALAYTYFRQDMFDKAVKLYSELADAAVNSFLISRDSPVIEAVRIHSGAEENKDALRKSRGEEDEDFQILEYQAQKGNSAAMYKVGLFYYFGLRGLRRDHAKALSWFLKALEKGEPRAMELLGEIYARGAGVERNYTKALEWLTLAAKQDHFSAYNGMGYLYVKGYGVEKKNYTKAKEYFEKAADNQDSGGHYNLGVMYLKGIGVKRDVKLACQYFIYAANAGQPKAFYQLGKMFHTGVGLKKNLPRATALYKLVAERGPWSSLSRWALESYLKGDVGKAFFLYSRMAELGYEVAQSNAAWILDKYGEQSVCIGESGLCTDAERHQRAHSLWWQASEQGNEHAALLIGDAYYYGQGTERDYERAAEAYKHARSQANAQAMFNLGYMHEHGQGLPLDLHLAKRYYDQALEIDSAAKLPVTLALASLWIRKNYADGFLVHIIDSLPEVYPKVEEWIDTVLLEEGNATILTLFVCLLTVLYLRERQRRHAVAAPDVIAAQHHPNEHVAPAPM
- the LOC103438100 gene encoding uncharacterized protein isoform X1, which produces MSIELKLSRINRVYRPTELIEGKIVVKSSSSISHYGIRLAVNGSVNMQVRGGSAGVIESLVGVAKPISIVRNKIIEVRPSGKIASGTSEIPFSINIKQPGEKNLEKFYETFHGGNINIQYLLTVDISRGYLHKSLSTTMEFIVESDKADLLEQPVSPEMVLFYLTQDTQRHPLLPELKSGGFRVIGKMSTQCSLSDPIVGELTVEASAVPISSIDLHLLRVESILLGERIVTEQSLVQTTQIADGDVCRNMTMPIYVILPRLLTCPTVLAGPFSIEFKVAVVVTFQSNIAKMPSKSDPTTPRLWLAMETLPLELVRTR
- the LOC103438100 gene encoding uncharacterized protein isoform X2, whose amino-acid sequence is MSIELKLSRINRVYRPTELIEGKIVVKSSSSISHYGIRLAVNGSVNMQVRGGSAGVIESLVGVAKPISIVNKIIEVRPSGKIASGTSEIPFSINIKQPGEKNLEKFYETFHGGNINIQYLLTVDISRGYLHKSLSTTMEFIVESDKADLLEQPVSPEMVLFYLTQDTQRHPLLPELKSGGFRVIGKMSTQCSLSDPIVGELTVEASAVPISSIDLHLLRVESILLGERIVTEQSLVQTTQIADGDVCRNMTMPIYVILPRLLTCPTVLAGPFSIEFKVAVVVTFQSNIAKMPSKSDPTTPRLWLAMETLPLELVRTR